One genomic region from Bacillus sp. SLBN-46 encodes:
- a CDS encoding YqxA family protein — protein MLKSVGIAALMLISVLTGMQLANNGIHKMKGYDDPNFHQAVSLNETDNHISASILGKNISSHDIEAKKKKLEEISAYNFFSSMGRKMSDGISNASENLIQKITK, from the coding sequence ATGCTTAAAAGCGTTGGTATTGCCGCTCTCATGCTAATCTCTGTTTTAACAGGCATGCAATTAGCCAATAACGGAATTCATAAAATGAAAGGGTACGACGATCCAAACTTTCATCAGGCTGTCAGCTTAAATGAAACTGATAATCACATAAGTGCCTCCATATTAGGTAAAAATATTTCCAGTCATGATATCGAAGCAAAGAAGAAGAAGCTTGAAGAGATAAGCGCCTATAACTTCTTTTCCTCAATGGGGAGAAAAATGTCTGATGGGATATCAAATGCCTCTGAAAATCTGATTCAAAAAATAACGAAATAA
- the hemW gene encoding radical SAM family heme chaperone HemW, which yields MIKAAYLHIPFCEHICHYCDFNKVFLKGQPVEDYLKALDQEMKLTLAKYPTNQLDTIFVGGGTPTSLNEQQLFTFCESINKNLPPSNDVEFTFEANPGDLSIEKLQILKDAGVNRISLGVQTFNEDLLKKIGRVHKAKDVYQTIESAKRVGFENISIDLIFSLPSQTVDDFKESLTQAFSLDINHYSAYSLIIEPKTVFYNLLKKGKLPTPGEDIEAKMYEILMDEMEKHGFHQYEISNFSKPGFESKHNLTYWNNEYYYGFGAGAHSYVNGFRRSNSGPLKKYMDQVNSGLLPVLDDHQVTKAEQMEEEMFLGLRKTEGVSISHFIEKFDQDPLQLFKKEITELISKKWIEVKNDNIYLTKTGRFLGNEVFQAFLGAV from the coding sequence ATGATAAAAGCTGCCTATCTTCATATCCCTTTTTGTGAGCATATTTGTCATTATTGTGATTTTAATAAAGTTTTCCTAAAAGGGCAGCCAGTTGAGGACTATTTAAAAGCACTTGATCAAGAGATGAAACTAACTCTTGCAAAGTATCCAACCAATCAATTAGACACCATTTTTGTTGGGGGTGGAACACCTACCTCATTAAATGAACAACAGCTCTTTACATTTTGTGAGAGCATAAATAAAAACCTTCCACCAAGTAATGATGTTGAATTTACTTTTGAAGCAAATCCGGGTGATTTATCCATTGAAAAATTACAAATATTAAAGGATGCTGGGGTAAACAGGATCAGCCTGGGCGTTCAAACCTTCAATGAAGACCTTTTAAAAAAAATCGGTCGTGTCCATAAAGCTAAGGATGTCTATCAAACCATTGAGAGTGCTAAAAGAGTAGGTTTTGAAAATATCAGCATTGATCTAATCTTCAGCCTGCCTTCGCAGACAGTCGATGACTTTAAAGAATCATTAACGCAAGCTTTTTCACTCGATATCAATCATTACTCTGCATATTCATTAATCATTGAACCGAAGACTGTTTTCTATAATCTATTAAAAAAAGGGAAGCTCCCAACCCCTGGGGAGGATATAGAAGCCAAAATGTATGAGATATTAATGGATGAAATGGAGAAACATGGATTCCATCAATATGAAATAAGTAATTTTTCTAAGCCTGGTTTTGAGAGTAAGCATAACCTGACGTATTGGAACAACGAATATTATTACGGGTTTGGCGCTGGGGCACATAGCTATGTGAATGGGTTTCGACGCTCGAATTCAGGCCCATTAAAAAAATATATGGACCAAGTTAATAGCGGATTGCTTCCGGTTTTGGATGATCATCAAGTTACAAAAGCAGAACAAATGGAAGAAGAAATGTTCCTTGGATTGCGTAAAACAGAAGGAGTTTCCATTTCTCATTTTATTGAAAAATTTGATCAGGACCCCTTACAGTTATTTAAAAAGGAAATTACTGAATTAATTAGTAAGAAATGGATAGAAGTGAAGAACGATAATATATATTTAACTAAAACGGGTCGTTTTTTAGGAAATGAGGTTTTCCAGGCCTTTTTGGGCGCGGTCTAG
- the gpr gene encoding GPR endopeptidase — translation MSESIDLSQYSVRTDLAIEAREMVIAGRKGTVEQEEDLSQIEGVIIKEKDVDDIKISLVEVTKQGEQQLGKKAGRYLTVEVQGIRQQNTDTQHKVEEIFAREFAHFLEGSGIKKTDSCLVVGLGNWNVTPDALGPMVCENLLITRHLFQLQPENVEEGYRSVSALSPGVMGLTGIETSDIIFGVVENTKPDFVIAIDALASRSIERVNSTIQISDTGIHPGSGVGNKRKELSKETLGIPVIAIGVPTVVDAVSITSDTIDFILKHFGKELKEGNRPSRALAPAGMSFGEKRKLTEEDLPEEKHRKTFLGIVGTLPDDEKRKLIYEVLAPIGHNLMVTPKEVDVFIEDMANLIANGLNSSLHTAVDQENAGYYTK, via the coding sequence ATGAGTGAATCAATCGACTTAAGTCAATACTCGGTTAGAACTGACCTGGCCATTGAAGCAAGGGAAATGGTGATCGCTGGTAGAAAGGGGACTGTCGAGCAAGAGGAAGACCTTTCACAAATTGAGGGAGTAATAATTAAGGAAAAAGATGTTGACGATATAAAAATTTCTTTGGTTGAGGTAACAAAACAAGGAGAGCAACAGCTCGGGAAAAAAGCAGGAAGATATTTAACGGTAGAGGTGCAAGGAATCCGTCAGCAAAACACAGACACACAGCACAAGGTAGAGGAAATATTTGCTAGGGAATTTGCTCATTTTCTAGAAGGGTCTGGAATTAAGAAAACAGACTCGTGCCTTGTTGTTGGACTGGGAAATTGGAATGTAACTCCTGATGCATTAGGGCCAATGGTTTGTGAAAATCTTTTAATTACAAGACATCTCTTTCAGCTTCAACCAGAAAATGTGGAGGAAGGGTACCGATCTGTAAGTGCCTTGTCTCCTGGAGTGATGGGACTAACAGGGATTGAAACAAGTGATATTATTTTCGGTGTGGTAGAAAATACAAAACCGGACTTTGTAATCGCTATCGACGCTTTAGCATCTAGGTCAATCGAAAGGGTTAATTCAACCATTCAAATCTCTGATACAGGTATTCACCCTGGTTCAGGTGTCGGTAATAAAAGAAAAGAACTTAGCAAAGAAACGTTAGGGATTCCTGTCATAGCAATTGGTGTTCCAACGGTGGTGGACGCAGTTTCCATTACTAGTGATACGATTGATTTTATCCTTAAACACTTTGGTAAAGAATTAAAGGAGGGCAATCGCCCCTCAAGAGCGCTGGCACCAGCAGGCATGAGTTTTGGAGAAAAGAGAAAGTTAACCGAGGAAGATTTACCAGAAGAAAAACATCGGAAAACCTTTCTCGGAATTGTTGGCACCCTGCCAGATGATGAGAAAAGGAAGTTGATTTATGAGGTACTTGCACCAATTGGCCATAACTTAATGGTTACTCCAAAGGAAGTTGATGTTTTCATTGAGGATATGGCGAACCTCATTGCAAATGGCTTAAACTCATCGCTTCACACTGCGGTTGATCAGGAAAACGCCGGATATTATACAAAATAA
- the dnaK gene encoding molecular chaperone DnaK, which translates to MSKIIGIDLGTTNSCVSVLEGGEPKVIPNPEGNRTTPSVIAFKNGERQVGEVAKRQAITNPNTIMSIKRHMGTNYKVGIEGKDYTPQELSAIILQYLKSYAEDYLGEPVTKAVITVPAYFNDAERQATKDAGKIAGLEVERIINEPTAAALAYGLDKTDQDQTILVYDLGGGTFDVSILELGDGVFEVKSTAGDNRLGGDDFDQVIIDYLVKQFKKENGIDLSQDKMALQRLKDAAEKAKKDLSGVTSTQISLPFITAGAAGPLHLEVTMSRAKFDELSAPLVERTMGPTRQALSDAGLTASQIDKVILVGGSTRIPAVQEAIKKATGQEPHRGVNPDEVVAMGAAIQGGVITGDVKDVVLLDVTPLSLGIETMGGVFTKLIDRNTTIPTSKSQVFSTAADNQTAVDIHVLQGERPMAANNKTLGRFQLSDIPPAPRGIPQIEVTFDIDKNGIVNVRAKDLGTNKEQQITIKSSTGLSDEEIQKMVREAEENAEADKQRKEEVELRNEADQLVFQTEKTVKDLEGKVDAAEVAKANEAKDELKQAIEKNDLNEIRSKKDALQEIVQALTVKLYEQAAQAQQQAGQEAGNAGGKDDVVDAEFEEVKDDK; encoded by the coding sequence ATGAGTAAAATTATTGGTATTGACCTTGGAACAACAAACTCTTGTGTGTCTGTACTTGAAGGCGGAGAGCCAAAAGTTATTCCTAATCCAGAAGGTAATCGAACAACTCCATCTGTTATTGCGTTTAAAAATGGCGAGCGTCAGGTTGGGGAAGTAGCAAAGCGTCAAGCTATCACAAACCCAAATACGATCATGTCCATTAAACGTCATATGGGTACGAACTATAAAGTTGGAATTGAAGGCAAGGATTATACGCCACAAGAACTTTCAGCTATCATTCTTCAATATTTAAAATCTTATGCTGAAGATTATCTTGGCGAACCTGTGACAAAGGCTGTTATTACAGTACCAGCTTACTTTAACGATGCAGAGCGTCAAGCAACAAAGGATGCTGGAAAAATTGCTGGTCTAGAAGTAGAGCGTATTATCAATGAGCCTACAGCAGCTGCACTTGCCTATGGTTTGGATAAGACAGACCAAGATCAAACTATTTTAGTTTACGACCTTGGTGGCGGTACATTTGACGTTTCTATCCTTGAATTAGGTGACGGTGTTTTCGAAGTAAAATCAACTGCAGGTGATAATCGTCTTGGTGGAGATGATTTTGACCAAGTTATTATTGATTACCTTGTTAAGCAGTTCAAAAAAGAAAATGGCATTGACCTTTCACAAGATAAAATGGCTTTACAGCGTTTAAAAGATGCGGCTGAAAAAGCGAAAAAAGATCTTTCTGGTGTAACATCCACACAAATTTCTTTACCGTTTATCACAGCTGGGGCTGCTGGTCCACTTCACCTTGAAGTGACTATGTCAAGAGCGAAATTTGATGAGTTATCCGCTCCTCTTGTTGAACGGACAATGGGTCCAACTCGTCAAGCGTTAAGCGATGCAGGATTAACGGCTTCACAAATTGATAAGGTAATCCTTGTTGGTGGTTCAACTCGTATTCCAGCTGTCCAAGAAGCGATTAAAAAGGCTACTGGACAAGAGCCTCATCGTGGAGTGAATCCAGATGAAGTAGTAGCGATGGGTGCTGCTATTCAAGGTGGAGTCATTACGGGTGATGTAAAAGACGTAGTATTACTTGACGTAACTCCTCTTTCACTCGGTATTGAAACAATGGGTGGAGTATTCACTAAGTTAATTGATCGTAATACAACGATTCCAACATCTAAATCACAAGTATTCTCGACTGCTGCGGATAACCAAACAGCTGTTGATATCCATGTCCTTCAAGGGGAACGCCCAATGGCAGCAAACAACAAAACGCTTGGCCGTTTCCAGTTATCGGATATCCCACCAGCACCACGTGGCATTCCACAAATCGAGGTTACTTTCGATATTGATAAAAACGGTATTGTAAATGTTCGTGCGAAAGATCTTGGCACAAATAAAGAACAACAAATTACGATTAAATCATCTACAGGACTTTCTGATGAAGAAATCCAAAAAATGGTTAGAGAAGCGGAAGAAAACGCAGAAGCAGATAAGCAGCGTAAAGAAGAAGTGGAGCTGCGTAATGAAGCAGATCAGTTAGTATTCCAAACTGAAAAAACAGTAAAAGATCTTGAAGGTAAGGTAGACGCTGCTGAAGTTGCTAAAGCAAACGAAGCTAAGGATGAATTAAAGCAAGCGATCGAGAAAAACGACCTTAATGAAATTCGTTCGAAGAAGGATGCACTTCAAGAAATCGTTCAAGCTTTAACTGTTAAACTGTATGAACAAGCCGCACAAGCTCAACAACAAGCAGGCCAAGAAGCAGGTAATGCGGGTGGCAAAGACGATGTAGTTGATGCGGAATTCGAAGAAGTAAAAGACGACAAATAA
- the spoIIP gene encoding stage II sporulation protein P gives MKNARTSGTFFIVQGTSLFKIIAALLLFIILIFSISGLLTSLKPQYRLMSSSVNQAATNVNGELLYQLMGWENHHFLKVENNWATTPTLTNLVFKLSSNINLNDPRSLLGRELPGFYQFDGKILVAGEGTNYTNMPIESAPPIEIMKAEREAALQNLEGLDKPTNENPSTTPGQTTGNRQVVYVYFSHNRESYLPYLKGVTNPNLAYHSQINVTKIGDQLRTSLKDRGIGSFIDKTDIQANLNKKGWKFPRSYEESRSVVQTAMASNKDLQYFIDIHRDSQRKDKTTVSINGKPFAKLAFIIGGKNPNYEKNAKLATELHNLLQKKYKGLSRGVMVKNEAGSNSIYNQNLSSNAILIEFGGVDNTFEELNRSADALAEVFSEYYWQAEKVNQDVKQSTDKQ, from the coding sequence ATGAAAAATGCTAGAACATCTGGAACGTTTTTTATCGTCCAAGGGACAAGCTTATTTAAAATAATCGCTGCTCTGTTACTCTTTATCATATTGATTTTTTCTATAAGCGGCCTTTTAACGTCACTCAAGCCACAATATAGGCTGATGTCATCTTCTGTAAACCAAGCTGCCACAAATGTGAATGGAGAACTCCTCTACCAACTGATGGGCTGGGAAAATCACCATTTTCTAAAGGTGGAAAATAATTGGGCTACAACACCTACTCTGACCAATTTGGTTTTTAAACTATCTAGTAATATTAATTTGAATGACCCACGAAGTCTTCTTGGAAGAGAACTCCCAGGATTCTATCAATTTGATGGAAAAATTCTTGTGGCAGGAGAGGGCACTAATTATACCAATATGCCAATTGAATCAGCACCGCCCATTGAGATTATGAAGGCAGAACGGGAAGCGGCATTACAAAATCTTGAAGGATTAGATAAGCCAACAAACGAGAATCCTTCTACAACGCCAGGGCAAACGACGGGAAATCGACAAGTCGTCTATGTTTACTTCTCGCATAATCGGGAATCCTATTTACCATATCTTAAGGGTGTAACCAATCCAAATCTGGCTTATCATTCTCAAATTAATGTCACAAAGATTGGTGACCAGCTTAGGACGAGTCTTAAGGATAGAGGAATCGGAAGTTTTATTGATAAAACAGATATCCAAGCAAACTTAAATAAAAAAGGTTGGAAATTTCCAAGATCTTATGAAGAATCACGATCTGTTGTCCAAACAGCCATGGCCTCTAATAAAGATTTGCAGTATTTTATTGATATTCATCGAGATTCGCAACGGAAGGACAAAACAACCGTATCGATTAATGGAAAACCGTTTGCTAAGCTTGCGTTTATTATTGGAGGTAAAAACCCAAATTATGAGAAAAATGCAAAGCTAGCAACAGAACTGCACAATCTTTTACAGAAAAAATATAAGGGATTAAGCAGAGGCGTTATGGTTAAAAATGAAGCTGGATCAAATAGTATCTATAACCAAAACCTATCATCAAATGCTATTCTAATTGAGTTTGGCGGGGTAGATAATACGTTTGAAGAGTTAAACCGTTCTGCTGATGCTCTTGCTGAAGTATTTAGTGAGTACTACTGGCAGGCAGAAAAGGTGAATCAGGATGTTAAGCAGTCAACTGATAAACAATAA
- the grpE gene encoding nucleotide exchange factor GrpE produces MTNEKTNSLNEEVEIESADQVELTEDQAVLNEEQILDETSVDPGEEYVKQIQVLKDKLEEADNRYLRLQADFDNFRRRTRLDLEASEKYRAQKLITDLLPALDNFERAMQVEADNEQTKALLQGMDMVYRSLVDALKKEGVEPIEAVGKEFDPHQHQAVMQGEDENFGSNIVTDEFQKGYLLKDRVIRPSMVKVNQ; encoded by the coding sequence TTGACAAATGAAAAAACCAATTCATTGAATGAAGAAGTAGAAATCGAGAGTGCTGACCAAGTTGAACTTACCGAGGATCAAGCGGTTTTAAATGAAGAGCAAATTTTAGATGAAACCTCGGTAGACCCTGGTGAGGAGTATGTAAAACAAATCCAAGTGCTTAAGGATAAGTTAGAGGAAGCAGATAATCGTTATTTACGTCTTCAAGCCGATTTTGATAATTTCCGTCGTCGCACTAGATTAGATTTAGAAGCGAGCGAAAAATATAGAGCACAGAAACTTATTACTGATTTACTACCTGCATTAGACAACTTTGAAAGAGCAATGCAGGTTGAGGCAGACAATGAACAAACAAAAGCATTACTTCAAGGGATGGATATGGTATACCGAAGTTTGGTAGATGCCTTGAAAAAGGAAGGTGTGGAACCAATCGAAGCAGTGGGTAAAGAATTTGACCCGCATCAACACCAAGCAGTTATGCAGGGGGAAGATGAAAACTTTGGTTCTAACATTGTTACTGATGAATTTCAAAAAGGTTATTTGCTAAAGGATCGAGTGATTCGACCATCCATGGTAAAAGTAAATCAATAA
- the rpsT gene encoding 30S ribosomal protein S20: MPNIKSAIKRVKTTEARNAQNTTAKSAMRTAVKKVEAAVSTNDAAATKEALVTAASKLDKAAAKGLIHKNAAARKKSRLMKKSNAL, from the coding sequence ATGCCTAACATTAAATCTGCTATTAAACGTGTTAAAACAACTGAAGCTCGTAATGCTCAAAATACAACTGCTAAATCTGCAATGCGTACGGCTGTTAAAAAAGTAGAAGCTGCTGTTTCAACTAATGACGCTGCTGCTACAAAAGAAGCATTAGTAACTGCTGCTAGTAAATTAGACAAGGCTGCTGCAAAAGGTCTTATCCACAAAAATGCTGCTGCTCGTAAAAAATCACGTCTAATGAAAAAATCAAACGCTCTATAA
- a CDS encoding YqzM family protein yields the protein MNQFEKNVQSKRNDAIDSGVGFGVSFGFFALLFIVATVIKLIGS from the coding sequence GTGAATCAATTTGAAAAAAACGTGCAAAGCAAACGTAACGACGCTATCGATTCTGGAGTAGGATTTGGGGTTTCTTTTGGCTTCTTTGCTTTATTGTTCATTGTCGCAACTGTTATTAAGCTTATCGGTTCATAA
- the lepA gene encoding translation elongation factor 4: MNREEKLKRQSKIRNFSIIAHIDHGKSTLADRILEKTNALSSREMKDQLLDSMDLERERGITIKLNAVQLKYKAKDGEEYIFHLIDTPGHVDFTYEVSRSLAACEGAILVVDAAQGIEAQTLANVYLALDNNLEILPVINKIDLPSAEPERVRNEIEEVIGLDASEAVLASAKAGIGIEDILEQVVKTVPAPTGDPEAPLKALIFDSLYDAYRGVVAYVRVVEGSVKVGDKIKMMATGKEFEVNEVGVFTPKATQLNELTVGDVGFLTASIKNVGDTRVGDTITNAKNGTTEALPGYRKLNPMVYCGLYPIDTAKFNDLREALEKLQLNDSALQFEPETSQALGFGFRCGFLGLLHMEIIQERIEREFKIDLITTAPSVIYHVYMTDGTKVNVDNPANMPEPQKIDRVEEPYVKATMMAPNDYVGAIMELCQLKRGNFIDMQYQGENRVSIVYEIPLAEIVYDFFDQLKSSTRGYASFDYELIGYKPSSLVKMDILLNAEQVDALSFIVHKDFAYDRGKVIVEKLKELIPRQQFEVPIQAAIGQKIVARSTIKAMRKNVLAKCYGGDISRKRKLLEKQKEGKKRMKQVGSVEVPQEAFMAVLKMDDNNTKK; encoded by the coding sequence ATGAACAGAGAAGAAAAACTCAAACGACAATCAAAGATCAGAAATTTTTCCATTATCGCTCATATCGACCATGGAAAATCAACATTGGCTGATCGTATTTTGGAAAAAACAAATGCATTATCATCGCGTGAGATGAAAGACCAGCTATTGGATTCCATGGATCTTGAAAGGGAACGCGGGATTACCATCAAGTTAAATGCTGTACAGTTAAAATATAAAGCGAAAGATGGAGAAGAATATATTTTCCATTTAATTGATACACCAGGGCATGTCGATTTTACGTACGAGGTATCAAGGAGTCTTGCTGCTTGTGAAGGGGCTATATTAGTCGTCGACGCAGCACAAGGAATTGAAGCACAAACACTAGCAAACGTATATCTTGCCTTGGATAACAACCTTGAAATTTTACCTGTTATTAATAAAATTGACTTACCAAGTGCCGAGCCGGAGAGAGTTCGGAATGAAATTGAAGAGGTTATCGGCTTAGATGCATCTGAAGCCGTTTTAGCTTCAGCTAAAGCTGGAATCGGCATTGAAGATATTCTTGAACAGGTCGTGAAAACAGTTCCAGCTCCAACAGGAGACCCGGAAGCTCCATTAAAAGCCCTGATTTTTGACTCGTTATATGACGCATATCGTGGCGTTGTTGCCTATGTTCGTGTAGTAGAAGGGTCTGTAAAAGTCGGCGACAAGATTAAAATGATGGCAACTGGAAAAGAATTTGAAGTAAATGAAGTGGGAGTATTCACTCCAAAAGCTACGCAACTTAACGAATTAACAGTTGGAGATGTTGGCTTCTTAACTGCATCTATTAAAAATGTCGGTGACACTCGTGTGGGTGATACCATTACAAATGCGAAAAACGGAACGACTGAAGCGCTTCCTGGTTACCGGAAATTAAACCCAATGGTATATTGCGGACTTTATCCAATTGATACAGCTAAGTTTAATGATCTTCGTGAAGCCCTTGAAAAGCTTCAATTAAATGATTCTGCTCTTCAATTTGAACCAGAAACGTCACAAGCGCTTGGTTTCGGTTTCCGTTGCGGATTCCTTGGACTTCTTCATATGGAAATCATTCAAGAACGAATTGAGCGTGAATTTAAAATTGATTTAATTACAACTGCACCAAGTGTTATCTACCATGTCTACATGACAGATGGTACTAAAGTAAATGTAGACAACCCTGCTAACATGCCTGAACCACAGAAAATTGACCGCGTAGAAGAGCCTTATGTTAAAGCGACAATGATGGCTCCAAATGATTATGTTGGTGCAATCATGGAACTTTGTCAGTTAAAGCGCGGGAATTTTATTGATATGCAATACCAGGGCGAGAACCGGGTTAGTATCGTTTATGAAATTCCTTTAGCGGAAATTGTCTATGATTTCTTCGATCAGTTGAAATCCAGCACAAGGGGCTACGCTTCTTTTGACTATGAGTTGATTGGTTACAAACCATCTAGCCTGGTTAAAATGGATATATTACTAAATGCAGAACAAGTCGATGCATTAAGTTTTATTGTTCATAAAGACTTTGCTTATGATCGTGGTAAGGTTATAGTTGAAAAACTAAAGGAATTGATTCCAAGACAACAATTTGAGGTTCCTATACAGGCTGCAATCGGTCAAAAAATTGTTGCTCGTTCTACGATTAAAGCGATGCGTAAAAACGTGTTAGCTAAATGTTACGGGGGAGATATTTCCCGTAAACGTAAATTACTTGAAAAGCAAAAAGAAGGTAAAAAACGGATGAAACAAGTAGGGTCTGTTGAGGTACCGCAGGAAGCGTTTATGGCTGTACTAAAGATGGATGACAATAATACAAAAAAATAA
- the holA gene encoding DNA polymerase III subunit delta: MVLDIWRRIKKKEIAPIYLLYGTEAYLINETKQLLLNHILDEEEKDFNFSSYDLEETPIDVALEDAETFPFLGEKKVVFLHNPVFLTAEKTKEKVEHDLTKLEAYLKEPAPYTVMVISAPYEKLDERKKITKELKRNAELVEAKKLNEHELKNWVKDRAAGNGIEIEANAVDQLLALVGTNMFMLTTEVDKLALYAADHKRIDVDLVEKLVARSLEQNIFTLIEKVVQRKLDEALRIYYDLLKQNEEPIKILALLAGQFRLIYQVKELSRRGYGQQQIAGYLKTHPFRVKLASGQANKFTDEELAKLMEWLAEADYQMKTGGMNKSLLIEMLLFRLKR, from the coding sequence ATGGTATTGGATATTTGGAGGAGAATCAAGAAAAAAGAAATTGCTCCTATCTATTTATTATATGGAACAGAAGCATATTTAATCAATGAAACGAAGCAACTACTTCTTAACCATATATTAGACGAAGAAGAGAAGGACTTTAATTTTTCTTCATATGACTTAGAGGAGACCCCCATTGATGTGGCATTGGAGGATGCAGAAACGTTTCCTTTTCTAGGTGAAAAAAAAGTTGTTTTTTTACATAATCCCGTATTTTTAACTGCGGAGAAAACGAAGGAAAAGGTTGAACACGATTTAACAAAACTTGAAGCCTACTTGAAAGAACCAGCCCCGTATACGGTGATGGTTATTTCAGCGCCATATGAAAAATTAGATGAGCGAAAAAAAATCACGAAAGAACTGAAGAGAAACGCAGAACTAGTAGAAGCTAAAAAATTAAATGAACATGAGTTGAAAAACTGGGTGAAGGATCGTGCGGCGGGAAATGGAATTGAAATAGAGGCGAATGCTGTTGATCAATTACTAGCCTTAGTTGGAACAAATATGTTTATGCTAACCACAGAAGTGGATAAGTTGGCTTTGTATGCAGCAGACCATAAAAGAATTGATGTGGATTTAGTTGAAAAATTAGTGGCCCGATCTCTTGAACAGAATATTTTTACCTTAATTGAGAAAGTGGTTCAACGAAAATTGGATGAGGCACTACGGATTTATTATGATTTGCTAAAGCAAAATGAGGAGCCAATTAAAATCCTTGCCTTACTAGCCGGGCAATTTCGCTTAATTTATCAAGTAAAGGAACTCTCTAGAAGAGGGTATGGTCAACAGCAAATTGCTGGTTACTTAAAAACCCACCCGTTTCGTGTCAAATTAGCAAGTGGACAGGCAAATAAATTTACAGATGAAGAATTAGCTAAACTTATGGAATGGCTTGCTGAGGCTGACTATCAAATGAAAACAGGCGGTATGAACAAATCCTTGCTTATCGAGATGCTATTGTTTCGTTTAAAAAGATAA
- the hrcA gene encoding heat-inducible transcriptional repressor HrcA: protein MLTDRQLLILQVIVDDFIRSAQPVGSRSLSKKEEISFSSATIRNEMADLEELGYIEKTHTSSGRVPSEKGYRYYVDHLLSPQALNQQDVSIIQSIFAEKIYEFEKIIQRSAKILSELTNYTSIVLGPAASINKLKRIQIIPLNKETAVAIFVTDTGHVENRTFSLPASIDVSDLEKTVNILNDRLAGVPLEDLNDKIYKEVAMLLRQHIHNYDLMLHTVADSLKMPVTEKLFFGGKTNMLSQPEFHDISKIRTLLTMIDQEEWIYNLIRKDSAGIHVKIGTENNISAMDNCSLITATYSVGVEKLGTIAILGPTRMEYSRVIGLLQLLSNDLTAVLTRLYQTK from the coding sequence TTGCTAACAGATCGTCAATTGTTGATTCTTCAGGTTATTGTTGATGACTTTATTCGATCTGCTCAACCAGTCGGCTCAAGAAGCTTGTCGAAAAAAGAGGAAATTTCCTTTAGCTCTGCTACGATTCGCAATGAAATGGCCGACCTAGAAGAGTTGGGGTATATTGAAAAAACGCATACCTCCTCAGGAAGAGTTCCATCTGAAAAAGGTTATCGGTATTATGTCGATCATTTACTCTCACCGCAGGCATTAAATCAGCAGGATGTTTCCATTATTCAATCGATTTTTGCCGAAAAAATTTATGAGTTTGAGAAAATTATTCAAAGGTCTGCAAAAATACTTTCTGAATTAACCAATTACACATCGATTGTGCTTGGACCAGCTGCTAGTATCAATAAACTGAAAAGAATTCAGATTATTCCTTTGAATAAGGAAACAGCGGTAGCCATCTTCGTTACAGATACAGGTCATGTTGAAAACAGAACCTTTTCCTTACCTGCCTCTATTGATGTGAGTGATTTGGAAAAAACAGTAAATATTTTAAATGACCGTCTTGCTGGTGTTCCGCTAGAAGATTTGAACGACAAAATTTACAAAGAAGTTGCCATGTTGCTTAGGCAGCATATTCATAATTATGATTTGATGCTGCATACAGTAGCAGATTCACTAAAAATGCCAGTCACTGAAAAACTTTTCTTTGGTGGAAAAACAAATATGTTAAGCCAGCCTGAATTTCATGATATAAGCAAAATCCGTACTTTACTAACCATGATTGACCAAGAAGAGTGGATTTACAATTTGATTCGAAAAGATTCAGCTGGGATTCATGTCAAAATAGGAACAGAAAATAATATCAGTGCTATGGATAATTGTAGTTTGATTACTGCTACTTATTCTGTTGGAGTTGAAAAGTTAGGTACAATTGCGATTCTTGGTCCAACCCGAATGGAATATTCACGTGTCATTGGGCTGCTCCAATTGTTAAGTAACGACTTGACGGCGGTTTTGACAAGACTGTATCAAACCAAGTAG